The following are encoded in a window of Phaseolus vulgaris cultivar G19833 chromosome 3, P. vulgaris v2.0, whole genome shotgun sequence genomic DNA:
- the LOC137807788 gene encoding uncharacterized protein isoform X1, producing MDNRQWRPTPSPNLCPTCSLTHFPFCPAPPPPPPPPYHSHPFPPDHPHQSPLSYAPANPNFPNFKRPRIHDDNNNPVNFSDDQRRLQLIRDHGTNPSLPHTHAPHQSQHTQNAFPPHDAVPPHHLHNAQFRSSPHPFHPYSDPSQRFPDVSPATYHHSHAPHVGMPPPPPHVNFPEGNHHNQHNLNGGVGHYPYPYPAGNNNNGSCDNNMEASRFFRGHPQPPLPSSPPPPLPMEPSMNQLKTYFSPPKKPASLFPVHLSSSPSSYSQVSEPHSLPQPYHPAGFPSEEPSKQYSGDSQPFSLNQFSAVRPKFIDASHLFRHPHRASRPDHFVIIFRGLPGSGKSYLAKMLRDLEVENGGDAPRIHSMDDYFMTEVEKVEDSEASKSSSSGRNKKPVTKKVMEYCYEPEMEEAYRSSMLKAFKKTVEEGVFTFIIVDDRNLRVADFAQFWATAKRSGYEVYILEATYKDPVGCAARNVHGFTQEDIEKMSKQWEEASALYLQLDVKSLFHGDDLKESRILEVDMDMEDDDLGDVLPPVQGREAGKVVDPIVGEDASFLKKAGKNWDAEGEHPTEVRELGKSKWSEDFGEDDIGQTEGMKGNINALSGLIHQYGKERKSVHWGDQGGKTGFSIGAARKVNALSIVIGPGTGYNLKSNPLPEEDIPSRNSVESKKHSIFQERIRAERESFKAVFDRRRHRIGGLDVEED from the exons ATGGATAATCGGCAATGGCGTCCCACTCCTTCCCCCAATCTCTGCCCCACTTGCTCCCTCACCCACTTCCCCTTCTGCCCCGCTCCCCCTCCTCCTCCTCCCCCACCCTATCACTCCCACCCATTCCCACCCGATCACCCACACCAATCCCCTCTCTCTTACGCCCCCGCCAACCCTAATTTCCCAAACTTCAAGAGACCCCGAATCCACGACGACAACAACAACCCCGTCAATTTCTCCGACGACCAGCGCAGATTACAGCTCATTCGCGATCACGGAACCAACCCCTCTCTCCCCCACACTCACGCGCCACACCAATCACAACACACTCAAAACGCCTTCCCTCCGCACGACGCCGTTCCGCCGCACCACCTTCACAATGCCCAATTCAGATCTTCCCCGCACCCCTTCCACCCTTATTCAGACCCCTCCCAACGCTTTCCCGACGTTTCCCCCGCCACCTACCATCACTCTCACGCTCCTCACGTTGGCATGCCTCCACCACCGCCTCATGTTAATTTCCCGGAAGGGAACCACCACAATCAACACAACTTGAATGGAGGAGTTGGTCACTATCCTTACCCGTACCCTGCGGGTAACAACAACAACGGTTCTTGTGATAATAACATGGAAGCTTCAAGATTTTTCAGGGGTCACCCTCAGCCTCCTCTTCCTTCTTCGCCGCCGCCACCTCTTCCTATGGAACCATCCATGAATCAATTGAAAACGTACTTTTCACCGCCCAAGAAACCGGCTTCTCTTTTTCCCGTTCACTTGAGCTCATCTCCTTCGTCGTACTCGCAAGTTTCCGAACCACATTCTTTACCTCAGCCCTATCACCCCGCCGGTTTTCCTTCCGAG GAACCGTCGAAGCAGTACTCGGGAGATTCCCAACCTTTTTCGTTAAACCAGTTTTCTGCTGTCAGACCTAAATTTATTGATGCTTCACATTTATTTCGGCATCCTCATCGGGCTTCGCGGCCTGATCATTTTGTGATAATCTTTCGGGGCCTTCCAG GTAGTGGTAAGAGTTACCTGGCAAAGATGCTGCGTGATCTTGAGGTTGAAAATGGCGGTGATGCTCCTCGAATTCATTCAATGGACGATTATTTTATGACTGAGGTTGAAAAG GTCGAGGATAGTGAGGCATCAAAATCTTCAAGCTCAGGCAGAAACAAGAAGCCTGTCACCAAGAAGGTCATGGAGTATTGTTATGAACCTGAAATGGAGGAG GCTTATCGGTCAAGTATGTTGAAAGCTTTCAAGAAAACTGTCGAGGAAGGAGTTTTCACCTTCATTATTG TGGATGACCGCAATCTGCGGGTAGCTGATTTTGCTCAATTTTGGGCAACTGCAAAG AGATCGGGCTACGAAGTTTATATTTTAGAAGCTACATACAAGGACCCAGTG GGTTGTGCTGCTAGGAATGTCCATGGATTTACACAGGAAGACATAGAAAAGATGTCTAAGCAATGGGAAGAAGCTTCGGCATTGTATCTGCAGCTTGATGTGAAG TCATTATTTCATGGAGATGATCTAAAGGAAAGCAGGATACTAGag GTTGACATGGATATGGAAGACGATGATCTGGGTGATGTATTACCTCCAGTTCAAGGGAGAGAAGCTGGGAAAGTTGTTGACCCTATTGTTGGGGAAGATGCAA GTTTCCTGAAAAAGGCTGGGAAGAACTGGGATGCTGAAGGGGAACATCCAACGGAAGTCAGGGAATTGGGTAAAAGCAAGTGGTCAGAAGATTTCGGTGAAGATGACATTGGTCAAACTGAAGGTATGAAGGGCAATATTAATGCTCTGTCTGGGTTAATTCATCAATATGGCAAGGAACGAAAATCTGTACATTGGGGTGATCAG GGTGGCAAGACAGGGTTTTCAATAGGGGCTGCAAGGAAGGTAAATGCTTTGTCTATAGTGATCGGACCTGGTACTGGATACAATCTG AAATCTAATCCATTACCTGAAGAAGATATTCCAAGCCGTAATAGTGTGGAATCAAAAAAGCATAGCATATTTCAAGAACGAATCCGGGCAGAACGAGAATCCTTCAAAGCTGTTTTTGATAGGAGACGACACAGGATTGGCGGACTTGATGTGGAGGAGGACTAA
- the LOC137807792 gene encoding mitochondrial outer membrane protein porin 1-like, whose protein sequence is MSTTPGIYFDIGKKAKDVLHKDYSNLSPIHFHYQFMDYNVDLSCQLNEIVPGFRSLFKCTIPDSGKVELQHLTNYTGLTGCIGLEGNVEKGYAPVLNMSGLVGTNILSLGGNVALDIPTRSFSNMNAGVGLNTPFLVASLTMHDSFDILKASCYHEVNPLSKTAIAAELKHSLSMGESSATIGAQHALFPQTLVKARFDTFGKAGAVIQQGFLERFYVSMAGEVDFKTTDNNLHPKVGVSVALRP, encoded by the exons ATGAGCACCACTCCGGGGATATATTTTGATATTGGCAAGAAGGCTAAAG ATGTTCTGCACAAGGACTATTCAAATCTGTCACCAATTCACTTTCATTACCAATTCATGGACTACAACGTAGACCTCTCTTGTCAAT TAAATGAAATTGTGCCTGGATTCAGGAGCCTTTTCAAGTGCACCATACCTGATTCTGGGAAG GTAGAACTACAACACTTGACTAACTACACTGGACTTACTGGATGCATTGGACTAGAAGGAAACGTGGAAAAAGGATATGCCCCTGTTCTAAACATGTCGGGTCTTGTGGGAACAAACATCTTGTCCCTTGGAGGCAATGTTGCTTTAGACATACCAACAAGATCATTCAGTAATATGAATGCTGGAGTAGGCCTCAACACTCCCTTCCTTGTTGCTTCCTTGACCAT GCATGACAGTTTCGACATTCTGAAAGCCTCCTGTTATCATGAAGTGAACCCCCTAAGCAAGACTGCCATTGCAGCTGAGCTGAAGCATAGCTTGTCAATGGGGGAGAGTAGTGCCACCATTGGTGCTCAGCATGCACTTTTTCCGCAAACGTTAGTAAAGGCTCGATTTGACACCTTTGGCAAGGCAGGCGCTGTTATTCAACAAGGGTTCTTGGAGAGATTTTATGTGTCTATGGCTGGAGAAGTGGATTTTAAGACCACAGACAATAACTTGCATCCCAAGGTTGGAGTCTCTGTGGCTTTAAGACCCTAG
- the LOC137807791 gene encoding hypersensitive-induced reaction 1 protein isoform X1, which produces MLFIFNLTALHFQCINIPINIPVELTAMGNLLCCVQVEQSTVAVKEGFGRFEQVLQPGCHCMPWFLGKQVAGHLSLRLQQLDLRCETKTKDNVFVNVVASIQYRALAEKANDAFYKLSNTKTQLQAYVFDVIRASVPKLNLDDAFEQKNDIAKAVEEELEKAMSAYGYEIVQTLIVDIDPDEHVKRAMNEINAAARLRVAANEKAEAEKILLIKRAEGEAESKYLSGMGIARQRQAIVDGLRDSVLGFSVNVPGTTAKDVMDMVLVTQYFDTLKEIGAASKSSSVFIPHGPGAVREVASQIRDGLLQASHH; this is translated from the exons ATGCTTTTCATCTTCAACCTTACTGCACTTCATTTCCAGTGCATTAATATACCAATTAATATTCCAGTAGAG TTAACAGCAATGGGGAATCTTTTGTGTTGTGTGCAAGTTGAGCAATCTACAGTGGCTGTAAAAGAAGGATTTGGACGATTTGAGCAGGTGCTTCAGCCAGGATGCCATTGCATGCCATGGTTCCTTGGCAAACAAGTTGCTGGTCATCTCTCTCTTCGACTACAACAATTGGATCTTCGATGTGAGACCAAGACAAAG GATAATGTCTTTGTTAATGTTGTTGCGTCAATTCAATATCGTGCCCTGGCAGAGAAGGCCAATGATGCTTTTTACAAACTCAGCAATACAAAAACCCAACTTCAGGCATATGTTTTTGATG TAATTAGGGCAAGTGTTCCAAAGCTCAACTTGGATGATGCTTTTGAGCAGAAAAATGATATTGCCAAAGCTGTGGAAGAAGAACTTGAGAAG GCTATGTCAGCTTATGGGTACGAAATTGTTCAAACACTGATTGTTGATATAGACCCAGATGAGCATGTGAAGCGAGCTATGAATGAAATCAATGCTG CTGCAAGATTGAGGGTGGCAGCTAATGAGAAGGCAGAGGCAGAGAAGATCTTGCTAATTAAACGAGCTGAGGGTGAGGCTGAATCTAAATATCTCTCTGGGATGGGTATTGCTCGCCAACGTCAAGCAATTGTGGATGGATTGAGAGATAGTGTGCTTGGATTCTCAGTCAATGTACCTGGGACGACTGCCAAAGATGTTATGGACATGGTCCTGGTTACTCAGTATTTTGACACCCTGAAAGAAATTGGCGCTGCCTCCAAGTCTTCTTCTGTATTCATTCCACATGGACCTGGTGCTGTTCGTGAAGTTGCTTCCCAAATTCGTGATGGCCTTCTTCAGGCTTCTCATCACTAG
- the LOC137807788 gene encoding uncharacterized protein isoform X2, with product MDNRQWRPTPSPNLCPTCSLTHFPFCPAPPPPPPPPYHSHPFPPDHPHQSPLSYAPANPNFPNFKRPRIHDDNNNPVNFSDDQRRLQLIRDHGTNPSLPHTHAPHQSQHTQNAFPPHDAVPPHHLHNAQFRSSPHPFHPYSDPSQRFPDVSPATYHHSHAPHVGMPPPPPHVNFPEGNHHNQHNLNGGVGHYPYPYPAGNNNNGSCDNNMEASRFFRGHPQPPLPSSPPPPLPMEPSMNQLKTYFSPPKKPASLFPVHLSSSPSSYSQVSEPHSLPQPYHPAGFPSEEPSKQYSGDSQPFSLNQFSAVRPKFIDASHLFRHPHRASRPDHFVIIFRGLPGSGKSYLAKMLRDLEVENGGDAPRIHSMDDYFMTEVEDSEASKSSSSGRNKKPVTKKVMEYCYEPEMEEAYRSSMLKAFKKTVEEGVFTFIIVDDRNLRVADFAQFWATAKRSGYEVYILEATYKDPVGCAARNVHGFTQEDIEKMSKQWEEASALYLQLDVKSLFHGDDLKESRILEVDMDMEDDDLGDVLPPVQGREAGKVVDPIVGEDASFLKKAGKNWDAEGEHPTEVRELGKSKWSEDFGEDDIGQTEGMKGNINALSGLIHQYGKERKSVHWGDQGGKTGFSIGAARKVNALSIVIGPGTGYNLKSNPLPEEDIPSRNSVESKKHSIFQERIRAERESFKAVFDRRRHRIGGLDVEED from the exons ATGGATAATCGGCAATGGCGTCCCACTCCTTCCCCCAATCTCTGCCCCACTTGCTCCCTCACCCACTTCCCCTTCTGCCCCGCTCCCCCTCCTCCTCCTCCCCCACCCTATCACTCCCACCCATTCCCACCCGATCACCCACACCAATCCCCTCTCTCTTACGCCCCCGCCAACCCTAATTTCCCAAACTTCAAGAGACCCCGAATCCACGACGACAACAACAACCCCGTCAATTTCTCCGACGACCAGCGCAGATTACAGCTCATTCGCGATCACGGAACCAACCCCTCTCTCCCCCACACTCACGCGCCACACCAATCACAACACACTCAAAACGCCTTCCCTCCGCACGACGCCGTTCCGCCGCACCACCTTCACAATGCCCAATTCAGATCTTCCCCGCACCCCTTCCACCCTTATTCAGACCCCTCCCAACGCTTTCCCGACGTTTCCCCCGCCACCTACCATCACTCTCACGCTCCTCACGTTGGCATGCCTCCACCACCGCCTCATGTTAATTTCCCGGAAGGGAACCACCACAATCAACACAACTTGAATGGAGGAGTTGGTCACTATCCTTACCCGTACCCTGCGGGTAACAACAACAACGGTTCTTGTGATAATAACATGGAAGCTTCAAGATTTTTCAGGGGTCACCCTCAGCCTCCTCTTCCTTCTTCGCCGCCGCCACCTCTTCCTATGGAACCATCCATGAATCAATTGAAAACGTACTTTTCACCGCCCAAGAAACCGGCTTCTCTTTTTCCCGTTCACTTGAGCTCATCTCCTTCGTCGTACTCGCAAGTTTCCGAACCACATTCTTTACCTCAGCCCTATCACCCCGCCGGTTTTCCTTCCGAG GAACCGTCGAAGCAGTACTCGGGAGATTCCCAACCTTTTTCGTTAAACCAGTTTTCTGCTGTCAGACCTAAATTTATTGATGCTTCACATTTATTTCGGCATCCTCATCGGGCTTCGCGGCCTGATCATTTTGTGATAATCTTTCGGGGCCTTCCAG GTAGTGGTAAGAGTTACCTGGCAAAGATGCTGCGTGATCTTGAGGTTGAAAATGGCGGTGATGCTCCTCGAATTCATTCAATGGACGATTATTTTATGACTGAG GTCGAGGATAGTGAGGCATCAAAATCTTCAAGCTCAGGCAGAAACAAGAAGCCTGTCACCAAGAAGGTCATGGAGTATTGTTATGAACCTGAAATGGAGGAG GCTTATCGGTCAAGTATGTTGAAAGCTTTCAAGAAAACTGTCGAGGAAGGAGTTTTCACCTTCATTATTG TGGATGACCGCAATCTGCGGGTAGCTGATTTTGCTCAATTTTGGGCAACTGCAAAG AGATCGGGCTACGAAGTTTATATTTTAGAAGCTACATACAAGGACCCAGTG GGTTGTGCTGCTAGGAATGTCCATGGATTTACACAGGAAGACATAGAAAAGATGTCTAAGCAATGGGAAGAAGCTTCGGCATTGTATCTGCAGCTTGATGTGAAG TCATTATTTCATGGAGATGATCTAAAGGAAAGCAGGATACTAGag GTTGACATGGATATGGAAGACGATGATCTGGGTGATGTATTACCTCCAGTTCAAGGGAGAGAAGCTGGGAAAGTTGTTGACCCTATTGTTGGGGAAGATGCAA GTTTCCTGAAAAAGGCTGGGAAGAACTGGGATGCTGAAGGGGAACATCCAACGGAAGTCAGGGAATTGGGTAAAAGCAAGTGGTCAGAAGATTTCGGTGAAGATGACATTGGTCAAACTGAAGGTATGAAGGGCAATATTAATGCTCTGTCTGGGTTAATTCATCAATATGGCAAGGAACGAAAATCTGTACATTGGGGTGATCAG GGTGGCAAGACAGGGTTTTCAATAGGGGCTGCAAGGAAGGTAAATGCTTTGTCTATAGTGATCGGACCTGGTACTGGATACAATCTG AAATCTAATCCATTACCTGAAGAAGATATTCCAAGCCGTAATAGTGTGGAATCAAAAAAGCATAGCATATTTCAAGAACGAATCCGGGCAGAACGAGAATCCTTCAAAGCTGTTTTTGATAGGAGACGACACAGGATTGGCGGACTTGATGTGGAGGAGGACTAA
- the LOC137807791 gene encoding hypersensitive-induced reaction 1 protein isoform X2, which translates to MGNLLCCVQVEQSTVAVKEGFGRFEQVLQPGCHCMPWFLGKQVAGHLSLRLQQLDLRCETKTKDNVFVNVVASIQYRALAEKANDAFYKLSNTKTQLQAYVFDVIRASVPKLNLDDAFEQKNDIAKAVEEELEKAMSAYGYEIVQTLIVDIDPDEHVKRAMNEINAAARLRVAANEKAEAEKILLIKRAEGEAESKYLSGMGIARQRQAIVDGLRDSVLGFSVNVPGTTAKDVMDMVLVTQYFDTLKEIGAASKSSSVFIPHGPGAVREVASQIRDGLLQASHH; encoded by the exons ATGGGGAATCTTTTGTGTTGTGTGCAAGTTGAGCAATCTACAGTGGCTGTAAAAGAAGGATTTGGACGATTTGAGCAGGTGCTTCAGCCAGGATGCCATTGCATGCCATGGTTCCTTGGCAAACAAGTTGCTGGTCATCTCTCTCTTCGACTACAACAATTGGATCTTCGATGTGAGACCAAGACAAAG GATAATGTCTTTGTTAATGTTGTTGCGTCAATTCAATATCGTGCCCTGGCAGAGAAGGCCAATGATGCTTTTTACAAACTCAGCAATACAAAAACCCAACTTCAGGCATATGTTTTTGATG TAATTAGGGCAAGTGTTCCAAAGCTCAACTTGGATGATGCTTTTGAGCAGAAAAATGATATTGCCAAAGCTGTGGAAGAAGAACTTGAGAAG GCTATGTCAGCTTATGGGTACGAAATTGTTCAAACACTGATTGTTGATATAGACCCAGATGAGCATGTGAAGCGAGCTATGAATGAAATCAATGCTG CTGCAAGATTGAGGGTGGCAGCTAATGAGAAGGCAGAGGCAGAGAAGATCTTGCTAATTAAACGAGCTGAGGGTGAGGCTGAATCTAAATATCTCTCTGGGATGGGTATTGCTCGCCAACGTCAAGCAATTGTGGATGGATTGAGAGATAGTGTGCTTGGATTCTCAGTCAATGTACCTGGGACGACTGCCAAAGATGTTATGGACATGGTCCTGGTTACTCAGTATTTTGACACCCTGAAAGAAATTGGCGCTGCCTCCAAGTCTTCTTCTGTATTCATTCCACATGGACCTGGTGCTGTTCGTGAAGTTGCTTCCCAAATTCGTGATGGCCTTCTTCAGGCTTCTCATCACTAG
- the LOC137807790 gene encoding protein QUIRKY has translation MTTPFQQPPQIVRRLVVEVIDARNLLPKDGQGSSSPYVVADFDGQRKRTTTRFKELNPVWNEPLEFIVSDPDNMEFEELEVEVYNDRKFGNGGGRKNHFLGRVKLYGTQFSRRGEEALVYYTLEKRSVFSWIRGEIGLRIYYYDEMLTEEERQPPQQPEEQGERPEQERNRPPQGMVVVEEGRVFEAPGPMEQCVPLPTGLPHSPRVVVVEESPPPVVHIPQEPPLSEMFEPPVSEMQFHPEMRKMQANRGERVKILKRPNGDYSPKDISAKKSGNESERVHPFDLVEPMQYLFVKIVKARGVAPPSEAPFVKVRTSSHYMRSKPASFRPNDPPDSPEWNQVFALGYNKTDANSATLEISVWDTSTENFLGGVCFDLSDVPVRDPPDSPLAPQWYRLEGGTAEQNPGRVSGDIQLSVWIGTQSDDAFPEAWISDAPYVAHTRSKVYQSPKLWYLRVTVVEAQDLNIAPNLPPLTAPEVRVKVQLGFQSQRTRRGSMNHRSLSFHWNEDLLFVAGEPLEDSVIILIEDRTTKEAALLGHIVVPLSSIEQRIDERHVAAKWFPLEGGPYCGRVFLRLCLEGGYHVLDEAAHVCSDFRPTAKQLWKPAVGILELGILGARGLLPMKSKGGGKGSTDAYCVAKYGKKWVRTRTVTDSFDPRWNEQYTWQVYDPCTVLTVGVFDNWRMFADVPEDRPDCRIGKVRIRVSTLESNRVYTNSYPLLVLTRTGLKKMGEIELAVRFACPSLLPDTCAVYGQPLLPRMHYLRPLGVAQQEALRGAATKMVAQWLARSEPALGHEVVRYMLDADSHVWSMRKSKANWFRIVAVLAWAVGLAKWLDDIRRWKNPVTTVLLHMLYLVLVWYPDLIVPTGFLYVVLIGIWYYRFRPKIPAGMDTRLSQAEAVDPDELDEEFDTMPSSKPPDIIRMRYDRLRMLAARVQTVLGDFATQGERLQALVSWRDPRATKLFIGVCLAITVTLYAMPPKMVAVALGFYYLRHPMFRNPMPSATLNFFRRLPSLSDRLM, from the coding sequence ATGACGACGCCGTTTCAGCAACCACCCCAAATCGTACGGAGACTGGTCGTAGAAGTCATCGACGCGCGCAATCTTCTCCCCAAAGATGGCCAAGGTAGCTCCAGCCCTTACGTGGTGGCTGACTTCGACGGCCAGAGGAAGCGAACCACCACCCGCTTCAAGGAGCTCAACCCGGTCTGGAACGAGCCGCTCGAGTTCATTGTGTCCGACCCGGATAATATGGAGTTCGAGGAGCTCGAAGTTGAGGTTTACAACGACAGGAAGTTCGGCAACGGTGGCGGACGCAAGAACCACTTCCTCGGGAGGGTTAAACTGTATGGAACTCAGTTTTCCAGAAGAGGTGAAGAAGCTCTTGTTTACTACACACTGGAGAAGAGGAGCGTCTTCAGTTGGATAAGGGGAGAAATTGGCCTCAGGATTTATTACTACGATGAAATGCTTACTGAAGAGGAGAGACAGCCGCCGCAGCAGCCGGAGGAGCAGGGTGAGAGACCGGAGCAAGAGCGGAACAGGCCGCCGCAGGGAATGGTGGTTGTTGAGGAGGGACGGGTTTTCGAGGCGCCTGGACCGATGGAGCAATGCGTGCCTCTTCCTACTGGTCTTCCTCATTCGCCGCGTGTTGTGGTTGTGGAGGAATCGCCGCCGCCGGTGGTTCATATTCCACAGGAGCCGCCTTTGTCAGAAATGTTTGAGCCCCCGGTGTCGGAAATGCAGTTTCATCCGGAGATGAGGAAAATGCAGGCCAACAGAGGCGAGAGGGTGAAGATTTTGAAGCGGCCGAACGGGGACTACTCACCTAAAGATATCTCTGCAAAGAAATCGGGTAATGAGTCTGAGAGGGTTCATCCGTTCGATCTGGTGGAGCCGATGCAGTATCTGTTTGTCAAAATCGTGAAAGCTCGCGGGGTTGCCCCTCCCAGTGAAGCCCCGTTCGTGAAGGTTCGGACGTCGAGCCACTACATGAGATCGAAGCCAGCGAGTTTTCGGCCCAACGATCCCCCTGATTCGCCGGAGTGGAACCAGGTGTTTGCGCTGGGTTACAATAAGACCGATGCTAACAGCGCCACTCTGGAGATTTCCGTCTGGGATACCTCGACAGAGAATTTTCTAGGCGGTGTTTGCTTCGACCTTTCTGATGTTCCAGTGAGAGATCCTCCCGACAGTCCCTTGGCACCGCAATGGTACCGTCTTGAAGGAGGAACCGCCGAACAGAATCCAGGTAGAGTTTCCGGCGACATTCAGCTATCTGTTTGGATTGGCACGCAATCCGACGACGCGTTCCCAGAAGCGTGGATCTCAGACGCACCGTATGTTGCACATACTCGATCTAAGGTTTACCAATCGCCAAAGCTCTGGTACCTTCGCGTGACTGTAGTGGAAGCACAAGACCTGAATATTGCACCGAATCTGCCTCCACTGACAGCGCCGGAAGTGAGGGTGAAGGTGCAACTTGGGTTCCAATCGCAGCGAACAAGGCGAGGATCAATGAACCACAGAAGCTTATCGTTCCACTGGAACGAGGACCTTCTCTTCGTGGCCGGGGAGCCTCTGGAAGATTCTGTCATCATTCTGATAGAAGATCGTACTACCAAGGAAGCAGCTCTCCTAGGTCACATCGTGGTTCCGCTGAGCTCCATCGAGCAACGAATCGACGAGCGCCACGTTGCGGCGAAATGGTTCCCGTTAGAAGGTGGGCCATACTGCGGGCGAGTGTTCCTGCGTCTCTGCCTAGAGGGTGGCTATCACGTGCTGGACGAGGCGGCGCACGTGTGCAGCGATTTCCGTCCCACGGCGAAGCAGTTATGGAAACCGGCGGTGGGAATTCTAGAACTGGGGATTCTGGGCGCTCGCGGGCTCCTACCGATGAAATCAAAAGGCGGTGGAAAAGGGTCCACCGATGCTTACTGTGTGGCCAAGTATGGGAAAAAGTGGGTCCGAACCCGCACCGTAACCGACAGCTTTGATCCACGCTGGAACGAGCAGTACACGTGGCAAGTTTACGACCCCTGCACTGTCCTCACTGTTGGAGTGTTCGACAACTGGCGCATGTTTGCTGACGTGCCAGAAGACAGGCCCGACTGCCGTATCGGCAAGGTTCGGATACGTGTCTCGACGCTTGAGAGCAACAGAGTGTACACCAATTCCTACCCCCTCCTAGTCCTCACGCGAACCGGGTTGAAGAAAATGGGGGAAATCGAGTTGGCGGTTCGTTTCGCCTGCCCCTCATTGTTACCCGACACGTGTGCAGTTTACGGCCAGCCACTGCTTCCACGAATGCACTATCTCCGGCCGCTCGGGGTGGCGCAGCAGGAGGCGTTGCGTGGGGCCGCGACAAAGATGGTGGCGCAGTGGCTGGCGAGGTCAGAGCCAGCGCTGGGGCACGAGGTAGTTCGGTACATGTTGGATGCAGACTCGCACGTGTGGAGCATGAGGAAGAGCAAGGCGAATTGGTTCAGAATCGTGGCGGTTTTGGCTTGGGCCGTTGGTTTGGCGAAATGGTTGGATGATATAAGAAGATGGAAGAACCCTGTGACCACGGTGCTGCTCCACATGCTTTATTTAGTGCTTGTTTGGTATCCAGATTTGATTGTCCCCACAGGGTTCTTATACGTGGTCTTAATTGGGATATGGTATTACCGGTTCAGGCCAAAAATACCGGCTGGAATGGATACCCGGTTGTCTCAGGCGGAAGCGGTTGACCCGGATGAGTTGGACGAGGAATTTGACACCATGCCAAGTTCGAAACCACCGGACATAATCCGAATGCGCTATGATAGGTTAAGAATGCTAGCAGCTCGAGTCCAAACGGTGTTGGGTGATTTTGCAACCCAGGGAGAGAGGCTTCAAGCCTTGGTTAGTTGGAGAGATCCCAGGGCTACCAAGTTGTTCATTGGAGTATGCCTTGCTATAACTGTCACACTCTATGCAATGCCACCAAAAATGGTGGCCGTCGCCCTAGGCTTTTATTACCTCCGCCACCCCATGTTCCGGAACCCAATGCCCTCCGCCACCTTGAACTTTTTCCGGCGACTTCCTAGCCTCTCTGATCGCTTGATGTAG
- the LOC137807791 gene encoding hypersensitive-induced reaction 1 protein isoform X3 — protein MLTAMGNLLCCVQVEQSTVAVKEGFGRFEQVLQPGCHCMPWFLGKQVAGHLSLRLQQLDLRCETKTKDNVFVNVVASIQYRALAEKANDAFYKLSNTKTQLQAYVFDVIRASVPKLNLDDAFEQKNDIAKAVEEELEKAMSAYGYEIVQTLIVDIDPDEHVKRAMNEINAAARLRVAANEKAEAEKILLIKRAEGEAESKYLSGMGIARQRQAIVDGLRDSVLGFSVNVPGTTAKDVMDMVLVTQYFDTLKEIGAASKSSSVFIPHGPGAVREVASQIRDGLLQASHH, from the exons ATG TTAACAGCAATGGGGAATCTTTTGTGTTGTGTGCAAGTTGAGCAATCTACAGTGGCTGTAAAAGAAGGATTTGGACGATTTGAGCAGGTGCTTCAGCCAGGATGCCATTGCATGCCATGGTTCCTTGGCAAACAAGTTGCTGGTCATCTCTCTCTTCGACTACAACAATTGGATCTTCGATGTGAGACCAAGACAAAG GATAATGTCTTTGTTAATGTTGTTGCGTCAATTCAATATCGTGCCCTGGCAGAGAAGGCCAATGATGCTTTTTACAAACTCAGCAATACAAAAACCCAACTTCAGGCATATGTTTTTGATG TAATTAGGGCAAGTGTTCCAAAGCTCAACTTGGATGATGCTTTTGAGCAGAAAAATGATATTGCCAAAGCTGTGGAAGAAGAACTTGAGAAG GCTATGTCAGCTTATGGGTACGAAATTGTTCAAACACTGATTGTTGATATAGACCCAGATGAGCATGTGAAGCGAGCTATGAATGAAATCAATGCTG CTGCAAGATTGAGGGTGGCAGCTAATGAGAAGGCAGAGGCAGAGAAGATCTTGCTAATTAAACGAGCTGAGGGTGAGGCTGAATCTAAATATCTCTCTGGGATGGGTATTGCTCGCCAACGTCAAGCAATTGTGGATGGATTGAGAGATAGTGTGCTTGGATTCTCAGTCAATGTACCTGGGACGACTGCCAAAGATGTTATGGACATGGTCCTGGTTACTCAGTATTTTGACACCCTGAAAGAAATTGGCGCTGCCTCCAAGTCTTCTTCTGTATTCATTCCACATGGACCTGGTGCTGTTCGTGAAGTTGCTTCCCAAATTCGTGATGGCCTTCTTCAGGCTTCTCATCACTAG